From the Theileria equi strain WA chromosome 4 map unlocalized gcontig_1105316255041, whole genome shotgun sequence genome, one window contains:
- a CDS encoding hypothetical protein (encoded by transcript BEWA_049000A), translated as MSKVNLDIHPEKYQSPGNGIKGTEKDFLGKYTTYYYTNGAEKFTLTGLSYKNTRFSTVVLTPITDVKNVVTYFENGNKKLLIIYIKTTTKHFYYTNNNAISNTNSNTEFADFVTKDGRALGEDPELKEILQKIEDDKKLYYNDLSVELKDKLWRSSSVIFDLRKIPKQSYNSEVTDENITISEPTEIDNTYSRVEHGMASEPFYIKGVTLPNSESMTLDGGFPNDPLGKFYIYQKTDDYTNPLLVTLKVNVSGNVERYINSYYYLSKNSNNSDKWDISRVAGVDIGDSDIKAILDNIVDYNKLDVSGLPPTVSGKLKDLTKDLIIDLTKTIDTSVGNTKEYYSEGVHIPYIKEKIQVQSYSVIRHAHTFPSFTVKSIKTGSGDITEKQLPPYGTLLGGLNVYCKDNLYSDPVLIELFCLDTSGNEKYQSSTTLLFPRQKRTNGQDMLSVQLIC; from the coding sequence atgagTAAAGTAAATTTAGATATACATCCAGAAAAATACCAGAGTCCAGGAAATGGAATAAAAGGTACTGAAAAAGACTttcttggaaaatatactaCGTATTACTATACAAATGGAGCTGAAAAATTTACATTAACTGGTTTATCATACAAAAATACACGATTTTCCACTGTAGTTTTAACACCTATTACAGACGTTAAAAATGTTGTAacatattttgagaatggGAACAAGAAACTCcttataatatacataaaAACCACTACCAAACACTTCTACTATACTAATAACAATGCTATCTCCAATACAAATAGCAATACAGAATTTGCTGATTTTGTGACAAAGGATGGTCGGGCACTTGGTGAAGATCCTGAACTTAAGGAAATACTACAAAAGATAGAAGATGACAAGAAGCTTTATTATAACGATTTGTCCGTAGAACTTAAGGATAAACTATGGAGATCAAGTTCTGTGATATTTGACCTTAGAAAAATACCAAAACAAAGCTATAACTCTGAAGTAACggatgaaaatattacCATCAGTGAGCCCACTGAAATAGATAATACATATTCTAGGGTTGAACATGGGATGGCAAGTGAACCATTCTACATTAAAGGTGTTACGCTTCCTAATAGTGAATCTATGACATTGGATGGTGGTTTCCCAAACGACCCACTCGGAAAATTTTATATATACCAGAAAACTGATGACTACACAAACCCCCTACTAGTTACTTTGAAAGTTAACGTTAGTGGCAACGTAGAAAGGTACATAAATAGCTACTATTACCTCTCCAAAAATTCCAATAATAGTGATAAGTGGGACATTAGCAGAGTTGCAGGAGTTGATATAGGTGACAGTGATATTAAAGCAATATTGGACAACATCGTTGACTATAACAAACTTGATGTTTCCGGCCTACCTCCTACAGTAAGTGGTAAGTTGAAGGACCTTACCAAGGATCTCATTATTGACCTTACTAAGACTATAGACACTTCTGTAGGAAATACGAAAGAATACTATTCGGAGGGAGTGCATATTCCTTACATTAAAGAGAAAATTCAGGTTCAGAGTTATTCTGTAATAAGACATGCCCATACATTTCCTAGTTTTACAGTGAAGAGCATCAAGACAGGTTCAGGAGATATAACTGAAAAGCAACTTCCTCCCTATGGTACACTACTTGGTGGATTAAACGTATACTGTAAGGATAATTTATATAGTGACCCAGTTCTCATAGAGCTTTTCTGCCTTGATACTAGTGGCAACGAGAAATATCAATCTTCAACAACATTATTATTCCCGAGACAAAAAAGAACAAATGGCCAGGATATGCTCTCAGTACAACTGATATGTTAA
- a CDS encoding signal peptide containing protein (encoded by transcript BEWA_049020A) yields the protein MVTSRHILFLSLVLPGIWAGSVKHPVISLDIGRKDPYNSDNHEVKVEKCERDGQVFYHHALDMPSKLSEITVDGHYIHADLFPFRDELVLSSLVYWRYNKPDMLTLNLENSQVFLWNNGNGRLVQQASTLDDFGATKKGGSITIDIAKDKRYVTNGNVIQVFTVENEDLKGYTIYRHTARPFIARKIVEGRNEIDITVGSELLNIYVYKWNKIPLLLDFELVTDQNVTFAYIDNKWTPVKIPKRNDPKRRSYIAELVEYVACRMGRSVFIDIGVISHRGKYSGKCRFPNMKTVNGATINTEITSRHYSELKGYVATLHLTSAGNSFHLKYVVRGKNNIDIDIPTKPIRGVMFLTRAESSGLLSKVYDMFSTDFNANVIVMLTNVFEYFIEVKEFQYVKFAESNKELKTAEQLQYFKNKITIWKDGKRVGTLSELQQ from the coding sequence ATGGTGACAAGTCGCCATATCTTGTTTTTATCTCTTGTGTTGCCCGGTATTTGGGCTGGTAGTGTCAAACACCCCGTGATAAGTCTAGACATTGGAAGAAAGGACCCTTACAACAGTGACAATCACGAGGTTAAAGTGGAAAAATGTGAAAGAGACGGTCAAGTGTTCTACCATCACGCCCTGGACATGCCCTCGAAGCTCTCAGAAATTACGGTAGATGGACACTACATTCATGCTGATCTATTCCCCTTTAGAGACGAACTGGTTCTCTCCTCCCTGGTATACTGGAGGTACAACAAGCCAGATATGCTGACTCTGAACCTGGAAAACTCCCAGGTGTTTCTGTGGAACAACGGGAACGGGAGACTGGTCCAGCAGGCATCCACTCTTGATGACTTTGGTGCCACCAAAAAGGGAGGCAGCATCACAATAGACATTGCCAAGGACAAGAGGTACGTCACTAACGGCAACGTCATTCAAGTTTTTACCGTGGAGAACGAGGACCTGAAGGGCTATACGATCTATCGTCACACGGCTCGACCCTTTATTGCTAGAAAGATCGTGGAGGGAAGAAACGAAATCGACATTACTGTGGGCTCAGAACTGCTCAACATTTACGTTTACAAGTGGAACAAAATCCCTCTACTGCTGGATTTCGAGTTGGTAACTGACCAGAATGTGACCTTTGCGTACATTGACAACAAGTGGACGCCTGTAAAGATACCAAAACGCAATGACCCCAAGAGGAGGTCGTACATTGCAGAGCTAGTAGAATACGTAGCTTGCAGAATGGGTCGTAGTGTTTTTATCGATATTGGAGTGATAAGTCACAGGGGTAAATACAGTGGAAAGTGCCGATTTCCGAACATGAAAACAGTAAATGGTGCTACTATAAATACAGAAATCACATCACGCCACTATTCAGAACTCAAGGGTTATGTAGCTACGCTGCATCTTACATCAGCAGGCAATTCATTCCACCTCAAATACGTCGTGCGTGGTAAAAACAACATTGATATAGACATACCAACGAAACCAATAAGGGGTGTTATGTTTCTCACTAGGGCAGAATCATCAGGATTGCTCTCTAAAGTCTACGATATGTTTTCGACGGACTTCAATGCAAACGTCATTGTTATGCTGACAAACGTTTTTGAATACTTTATAGAGGTAAAAGAGTTCCAATACGTCAAGTTTGCAGAATCCAACAAAGAACTCAAGACAGCAGAACAGCTTCAGTATTTCAAGAACAAAATAACCATCTGGAAAGACGGAAAACGTGTTGGCACCCTTTCAGAGTTACAACAGTAA
- a CDS encoding hypothetical protein (encoded by transcript BEWA_049010A), producing the protein MLSDGSTYTPKDSNGTQFIVRRSKVDASEFYQFIHAAENNARFKVESVTYGENTALNNIKSAYSIDSLSAYYYGNNHTYDDLILVQFGEGNNYYQWSDSYNWIPHSGPISDFIETLGKENCKRKQGHIINLSEKGRTNNTYQCPSCSSINIAVSPSDKSELGYSLYGHTISGGNTSISGFKDERDYQTGFSSLKGYSNVKIFWYPENSGSPLLIYLPGLSTSWYKRKTKDDNEWEEVKENAPFSDNDSSKILKLLKKINGESEGPSGGAIAGYTATGVMTPLATAEAVNYTLNTGWSLIRRVMAIFNAAV; encoded by the exons ATGCTA TCAGATGGTAGCACATATACCCCAAAGGATTCCAATGGTACACAGTTCATCGTTCGTAGGAGTAAGGTTGATGCTTCTGAATTTTACCAATTTATACATGCTGCAGAAAATAATGCAAGGTTTAAGGTTGAAAGTGTTACTTATGGAGAAAACACTGCCCTAAATAACATTAAAAGTGCTTATTCTATAGACAGTTTATCGGCATATTACTATGGGAATAATCATACATATGACGACCTTATCCTTGTTCAGTTCGGCGAGGGGAATAACTATTATCAATGGAGTGATAGTTATAATTGGATTCCCCATTCAGGACCAATTAGTGATTTTATAGAGACCCTTGGCAAGGAAAATTGTAAGAGAAAGCAAGGTCATATCATAAATCTCTCTGAGAAGGGTCGTACCAACAATACTTACCAATGTCCTAGTTGTAGCTCTATTAACATTGCTGTATCACCATCTGATAAAAGTGAGCTTGGTTACTCATTGTATGGACATACAATTTCTGGAGGAAATACTTCCATTTCTGGATTCAAAGATGAACGCGATTACCAGACAGGGTTCTCATCATTGAAGGGGTATAGTAATGTAAAGATTTTCTGGTATCCTGAAAACAGTGGAAGTCCTCTCTTGATCTACCTTCCGGGATTATCCACCAGTTGGTATAaaagaaaaacaaaagatgATAACGAGTGGGAAGAAGTAAAGGAAAATGCTCCATTTAGTGACAATGATTCTTCTAAGATTCTTAAACttctgaagaaaataaatggagaaagTGAGGGACCCTCTGGAGGAGCTATAGCAGGTTATACTGCCACAGGTGTAATGACTCCATTGGCCACCGCTGAAGCAGTAAACTATACACTTAACACTGGCTGGAGTCTAATTAGAAGGGTAATGGCTATTTTTAATGCTGCTGTATAG